DNA sequence from the Pseudoduganella plicata genome:
GGCACGGGTGGCGCGCGCAGCGGCGTCGAGGTCCTTGACGGCGGAGGAGCGCTCGTCGAACTCGCGGCGGGCGATGGCGCGGTCGGCCAGCAGCCGCTCGGCGCGCTCCAGCTCCACCTTCGCCAGCGCGGCGCGGGCGCTGGCGGAATTGGCGTCCGCTTCCGCCTTGGCCAGCTCCGCCTGATAGGGGCGCGGGTCGATGGAAAACAGTGGCTGGCCTTTTTTCACGAGGCTGCCCGGCGTGAAATGCACGGCCGTGATGTAGCCGGAGACGCGGGGCCGGATTTCCACGCGTTCGACCGCTTCCAGCCGGCCGGAGAATTCGCGGGTTTCGACGATGTCGCGCTGAACGACCACCGCGGCCGACACGGGCGCCGCCGCCGGCGCGCTGCCGGTGCCTTCCTTGCTGGCGGCCTTGTCGCAACCGGACAATGCGGCGCCGAGCGTCATGCTCAGCAGGGCGGACAGGAACACCGCCTGCTGGCGGTACGACGGCTTGGTCATGGTTTCCCCTGTGCGGTGGGTGGGCCGGATCAGTGTAAGCCTGGGGGCGGATGCGGGCCTCTCCCAATAGGTGGAGCGGGGGCCCTGTCCGCGGCAGGCGTTCACGCAAAACAGCGCGACGCACGCAGCTGTGACGGCGCATCAGGGCACATCAAAGGCGGGGATAAAGCGGGAGGCAAACAACAGGAAGGGGAGAAGGGGGAGGCACGGCAAAGAGGTAAAACAGGCGCCAGGCTGCGATGCCGGCGCCGGGCATTGCACTTCGATCAGTGCACGGACGCAGTCGACAGTTCTTTCAGCTCGCGGATACTCATGTCCGATTTCTCGTGCATGCGTAACAGGATCGTCGCCCCGACAGCCAGCTTGCGGTGACGGATCTTGCTGATGATGGGCGGCTGAACTTCCAGTACCCGGCACAGCTCTGCGTCATTTTTGAGATTCATCCGCTCGATCAGCGTATCGAGCAGCTTGTTGGGTACAAAGCTCGACGGCTCCATCGCTCGGGCACGATTCATCGCCTCGATTAATTCCAGCTTTTTTTGCCTCACGCTCATTTGCTCCTCCCTGATATGAAAAACGCGTGTTTACCGGAAGAACCCTGAAACCGTTTCCATATTGCCGTCGGGCTGCGTGCTGCAGCGTTACCACGTGGCGGCGCCCCTGTTAATTGCAGGCTCTGGCTGCGCTTTCAAGGCTCCCTCTCAGGCGCCTGCTCGCCGGTATAATTTAATGTTATTAATAACCATGCAAGTTCGTTAAATCATACTACGGCTGAAAAAAAGTGCGCGCGATACTGGAGAAATAACCGCAGCTTATTGACGAAGGGTCTTGACGGTGTCCGCTTCCTGTAATCCGGCGCGTGTAAGGATGAGTGTGCGGTCGGCCATTGCGGCCGCGGCCTGGGAATGGGTCACCATAATGGTGCACGCACCGCTGGCCCGGATTTCCGTGCGTAATAACTGTAACACTGCCGCGGCGGTATCGGGGTCGAGATTCCCGGTGGGTTCGTCCGCCAGGACGAGAGCGGGGCGGTGGACCAGTGCGCGCGCAATGGCCACGCGCTGCATTTCACCGCCGGAAAGTTGATGAGGATAAGCGTGATCGCGTCCCGCCAGCCCGACCGCGGCCAGCATGGTTGCCGCGCGGTCCTGCGGCAGGCCGTTCAACAGTAGCGGCAACGCCACATTCTGCAGCAGGGTCAGGTGCGGCAGCACGTGGAAGGCCTGGAAGATAAAACCCATCCGTTCGCGCCGCAGCCTGGTCGCGGCGGCGTCGTCCAGTGCCGCCATGGCAATGCCGTCCACCAGGATGGGGGCCTCGGCGGCAGGGTCGGGATGATCGAGCCCCGCGATCAGGTTCAGCAACGTGGACTTGCCGACGCCCGAATCGCCCATGATGGCGACGAATTCGCCGGCCCGGAAGGTGTAGGACAGTTCGCTCAGCACGGGCTGGCCGCTGGCATAGGATTTACTGAGGCGGCGCAGTTCGAGCATGGAGGCCTTTACGATTGGGACGGCAAGGGGAGAACGATGAGGTGAACGATCGGCAGGCCATCACCGGCTAATCAGCGGGTCAGCGCGCGGCGCAGGCCGAAGCTGGCCGCGTCCACCAGGGCCACGAGCAGCAGCATCGCCAGGATGACGGTGGCCGCCTTCGGCATCTGGAACAGCGACAGGTGGTACTTCAGCATCTGCCCAAGCCCGCCGGCCCCGACGACGCCCAGCACGGCGGCCGCGCGGATATTGTTCTCCCAGCGGTAGAGCGAGTATGACAGCATTTGCGGCAACGTTTGCGGCAGGGTGGCGTAGAAGAACGCGGCCAGCGGCCTGACACCGTTCGTGCGCAGGCTCTGTTCCGGCAATGCGGGAGCGTTTTCCAGCGCGTCCGCGAACAGGCGGCCCAGCACTCCCGCCGTGTGCGCGGCCAGTGCCAGTGTGCCGGGGAACGGTCCAAGGCCAGCCGCGATCAGCAGCACGGACGCCCAGACCAGTTCGGGAATCGAGCGCAGCACGTTGAGCAGCGCGCGCACGGTCGCGCGGGGCACGCGGCCGAAGCGTCCCGCGGCGGGAATGGCGAGAATGAGCCCCGCCAGTACCGCCAGCAGTGTGCCGAGCGCGGACATGGACAGCGTCTCGGCCGTCGCCAGCGCCGTCTTGACGAGGAAGCCGCTCTTCAGTTCCGGCGGCGCGAAACCGGCCAGGAATTCCTGCACGCTGGCGGCGGCATCCAGTGTAAACAGCGCGGCCAGGTGCAGCGGCAGGCTGGCGAAACTGGCGACGACAAGGGCCAGCAGCGCCAGCGCAAACAGGAGTCCGGACCAGCGGCGCCGTGGCGGCGCGGGCATTGTCATCCCAGCCTCCGGCGCAGCTGTTTCGAGACGACGTCCGCAGCTGCCACCAGCAGCACGAAGACCAGCAGCATCGACGCGACTTCGCCACCGGCCAGCATCTTCATCGACTCGTCCATGCGCTGACCGAGACCGCCGGCGCCGACAAAGCCCATCACGACCGAGCCGCGGATCGCGCATTCCCAACGGTAGACGGTATACGACACCAGTTCCGACGCCGATTCGGGCAGCGCGCCGTAAAGCAGCGCGGCCAGGCGCGAGCTGCCGTTGGCCAGCAGCGTGTCGCTCGCATGGCGCTCCGACGACTCCAGGATCTCGGCATACACCTTGCCCAGCATGCCGGCATACGTCAGCGCGATGGCCAGTACGCCCGCCGTCGGCCCCAGGCCGATGATCCGGACGAACAGCAGCGCCCACACCAGTTCGGGCACGCTGCGCAGCAACACCAGCAGCCAGCGCACCAGCTGGCGCACGCCCGCGCGCAGCGGCGTCATGCGCCCCACGCCCAGGCGCGAGATGGACAGCCGTTCGGTGACGATCAGCGTGGCAGGGATGGCGCCCAGCAGCGCCAGCGTCAGCCCGGCCGTGGCGATGGCAATCGTCTGCCACGTCTCGCGCAGCAGCATCGCCAGGAACTCGGCATCGTGCGCCGGCGGCACGAACGCGGCCAGGAACTGGCCTGTCGCGGCCAGGCTCTCGCGGTCGAACAGCGTGAAAGGCTTGAATTCGCTGAACACGGCCATGGGCCACAGCACGATGAAACCCAGGAGCGTCAGCGTTACCCGTGCGCGCCAGGCGGGGTCGGGGTGACGTTCGGCATACGGTACGGCGGGAATGCTTTGCATTATTCTGGTGCCGTTACAGGCAGCCGCCCACCGCCAGCGGCGTGCCCAGATCGTGTTCGGGGGCGTGTTGGCGGGCCGCTTTTCGTTCAGATACAGCTCGTCGATCATTGCCTGCGTGACCTGTTCGCGCGGCAGGTCGAAGGCCACGTTGCCGTCCCTGAGCGCGACGATGCGGGGAAAGTGCGCCAGTGCCAGCTCCACCTGGTGCAGGCTGCATACCAGCGCCGCCTTGCGGGCGGCCGCTTCCTGCTGCAGCGTCGTCAGCGTCAGTTGCGACAGGGCCGGGTCGAGAGCGGACAGCGGCTCGTCCACCAGCAGCGCCTGCGCGTTCGACAGCAGCAGCCGCGCCAGGCCGCAGCGCTGCCGCTCGCCGCCGGACAGGCGGTCGACGCGCACATACAGCTTCTCGCCCAGGTTGAATCGGGCCAGCGCGCGGTAGGCTGCTTCCGGCTCGCGCGGCTTGACCAGGGAAACCAGCGCCTGCCACAGGTTCATGCGGGGCAGGCGCGCTGCCAGCACGGCCGTGACGACGCGCTGGCGCGGCGGCAGCGGCGGCGTCTGCGGCGCCAGGAACAGGCGCGCGCGCAGCGTGTGGCGGTCCTTCTCGGACAGCCGCCAGGGGTTGGTGCCGAACGCCTCGAACGTGCCGCCGTCGGGCCGGTGCGCGCAGGCCAGCGTGGCCAGCAAGGTCGTCTTGCCGGCGCCCGATGGCCCGATCAGCGCGACCTGTTCGCCCGCGCCGATACGCAGCGTGATGTCGTGCAGCGCCAGCGTGCGCGTGCCGCCGGCATGGCGCGCGCTCAGGCGCTCCAGGCGGTAGACGGGCGACGAGGCGGTGGCCCCGGCGGCGGTGCGTTCAGGCGTCATTACTTCTTCAGCAGGCCCGCGTTCTTCGCGGCCGCTTCGATGGCGGTATAGTTCCCGGCCTTCGTCGGGATGAACTTGCTGGCGCGCTGCAGGTCCAGGATGGTCTTGCCTTCCGGCGTGGAAGAGTCCAGCGCCAGGAACGCATCCGCGATCTTCTTCTTCAGCGGGCCGGCATGTCGGCGCGCACGGTCCAGTTGTAGTCGTAGTAGGGCGGCGTCGTGTAGAACACTCGCACCTTGGCCGGATCCACCTTCTTCTCGCCGACCAGCTTTTCCCAGACGGAGATGTTCAGCGCGCCCGCATCGACCTTGCCGCCGGCGACGGCGGCCACGGTCGCGTCGTGCGCGCCCGAGAAGGCGATGCGTTTCAGGTCGCTGTCCGGATCGATCTGCGCGGCCAGCAGGAACGAGCGCGGCATCAGGTGGCCGGACGTGGACGACTCGGAACCGAACGACAGCGTCTTGCCCTTCAGGTCCGCCAGCTTCGTGATGGCGGGCGAGGTGGTGATGAAGACGGAGCGGAACTTCTCGTCCTCGACGCGCTGCACCAGCGGCACGACCTGGCCTTTGCTGCGCTCATTGGCCTGCACGAACGTGAAGCCGCCGAACCACACCATGTCCAGCTTGTGGTTGATCAGGCCTTCGACGGACGCCGCATAGTCGGTGACGGGCGTAAACTCGACCTTCATGCCCGTCTTCTTCTCCAGGTATTCGCCCAGCGGCTTGAATTTGCGCTGCAGTTCGGTGGGTGACTCGTCCGGGATGGCCGAGACGCGCAGCACCTGTTGGGCGAAGGAAGAGCTGGAGACCAGCAGGATGCCGGCGGCAAGCAGGGAAGTGAGTTTCATGGGAACCGTGGATGAGTGTGAACGAAAGGATGACCCGCCGTGCTGCCTGAGCGCCGCGCCGCCAATCCGTGATTCGGCTATGATAACAAAAATGTCCACTGGCAGATTGCCAGTCGGCTACTGCGCCGTGCTCCGGCCGGTGTTGCGCTGAGTAATCACAAGAAATCCCAGACCAACGAACGCCGAAAAAAACATGTCCACGACCCGCACCGCGGCGCTGCACGCGCTACGCTTCCCTTCTGCCACTGCGCGTATCGCGCACGGCGACGCGGCCACCGTCGCCGGGATCGCGGCCGGCCTGCTGGCACCCGCGGCTGCCACGTCGCCCAAGTACCTGTACGACAGCCTCGGCTCCCGGCTGTTTGAAGCCATCTGCGAGCTGCCCGAGTATTATCCGACGCGCACGGAAGCGGGCATCTTCGCCCGGCATGGGGCCGACATTGCGCGCCGGGTGGGCACGGGCAGCACGCTGATCGACCTGGGCGCGGGCAACTGCGCCAAGGCCGCCAGCCTGTTTCCGCTGCTGGAACCGATGCAGTACGTGCCGATCGATATCTCGCGCGAATTCCTGAACGAAGCCGTCAGCCGCCTGCAGCAGCGCTTTCCGCGGATCGCCATGACCGCGCTGGCGCTGGACCTGTCCGGTCCCTTCATGCTGCCCGATACCGTCGCACCACGGCGCCGCGTATTCTTCTACCCGGGGTCGTCGATCGGCAACTTCGCGCCGCACGAGGCGATCCGCTTCCTGCGCCGGGTGCGCGACAACGCATCCGCCGACGGCGGCCTGCTGATCGGCGTGGACCTGATCAAGGACGCCGCCGTGCTGGACGCGGCCTATGACGACGCCATTGGCGTCACCGCCGCGTTCAACCTGAACATGCTGCGCCACCTGAACCACCTGATCGGCGCCGATTTCGACGTGCGCCAGTGGCAGCACGTGGCCTTCTTCAACGAGGGCGAGAGCCGCGTCGAGATGCACCTGGAGGCCCGCACCGCGCTGACGGTACGCTGGGCCGGCGGCGAGCGCCGCTTCGCCCGCGGCGAACGGATTCACACGGAAGACAGCTATAAGTACACGCGTGAAGGTTTCGCCGACCTGCTGGCACAGGCCGGATTCGAAGCCGATGGCACCTGGACGGACGGGGCCGGCTGGTTCGCCGTCATGCACGCGCGCGCCGCTATCGGTTAAGGAGGCACCATGCTGATGAACGATCCGGGCCTGTGGGTGGCCCGTTACCAGGCCGTGCGTGACCGCACGCTGGCACTGGCCGCGCCCCTGTCCGCCGAGGACTGCGGCGCCCAGTCGATGCCGGACGCCAGTCCCGTCAAATGGCATCTGGCGCACACCACCTGGTTCTTCGAGACGTTCATCCTGGAGCCGATGGAGCCCGGTTTTGCTCCCTTTCACCCGGCATTCCGGGTGCTGTTCAATTCCTATTACAACGGCGTCGGCGACAAGCACCCGCGCCCGCAACGCGGCTTGCTGACACGGCCCTCGCTGGACGAGGTGCGCCTCTACCGCGCCAACGTCGATGCCCGCGTCGCCACGCTGATCGGCAGCGTGCGCGAGAACGCCGTGCGCGAGCGGCTGGCGGCCCTTCTCACGCTCGGCCTGCAGCACGAACAGCAGCACCAGGAACTGATCCTGACGGATGTGAAGCATCTGCTGGCGCAAAGCGCGCTGTGGCCGGCCTATCTGGCGCAGCCGCTGCCCGCCGCGGCGCCCGCGCCGGCGCTCGAGTGGATCGCCTGCGAAGGCGGCATCGTCATCATCGGCCACGAAGGCGACGGCTTCTGCTTCGACAACGAGCTGCCGCGGCACCGCCAGTTCGTGGAACCGTTCGCGCTGGCGTCGCGGCTCGTCACGAACGGCGAGTATCTGGCGTTCGTCGAGGCGGGTGGATATGAACAGGCGGCACTCTGGCTGGCCGAGGGCTGGGACTGGGTGTGTGCGCAGTCGCTGCGCCGGCCCGTGTACTGGCAGCAGGATGAAGACGGCAGCTGGTTTGAATTCACGCTGGGCGGCCTGCAGCCGCTGGACCTGCAGCGGCCCGTGACGCACGTCTCGCTGTTCGAGGCGGACGCGTATGCGCACTGGGCCGGCGGGCGCTTGCCAACGGAAGCGGAGTGGGAGCATGCGGCGCGCTTGCACGGGACTGCGCCGGGGACGCCGCCGCGCCTGCCGCATCCAGGCGAGGTTTCAGGTGAGGAGGGCACGCTGCGCCAACTGTTCGGCCACTGCTGGCAGTGGACCAGCAGCAGCTACGGGCCGTATCCCGGCTACCGCACGGCAACCGGCGCCATCGGCGAATACAACGGCAAGTTCATGGTCAACCAGTACGTGCTGCGCGGCTCGTCGTGCGCCACGCCGGGCGGCCACACGCGCGCCAGTTATCGCAATTTTTTCCCGGCGGGTGCGCGCTGGCAGTTCACGGGGATCCGCCTGGCGCGCTGACCCCTCACATCAACCTTCGGTGGCTGCGCTCGCGGCCGACGCCTCGCGGGCGATCAGCTGGCGGTTCACCGCCGACAGCACGGCCTTGAACGACGCGGTGACGATATTACTGTCGATGCCCGCGCCGAACAGCGTGGCGCCGTTGTCGAGCCGCAGTTCGACGTAGCAGGCCGCACGGGCATTGGCGCCGTGGCCGATCGCGTGTTCGTGGTAGTCCATCAGTTTCACGTCCAGGCCCAGCGCGTCGACAAACGCGTCGATCGGGCCGTTGCCGCCGCCCTGCAGTGCCAGTGGCGCCTGGCGGTGCATCAGCGCGATGTCGATCTGTACGGACTCGTCGGCGCTGGTGTCCTCGACCATCTTGTGCGACACGTAGGCGTAGGGCGACGTCTGCGCCAGGTATTCGCGTTCGAAGATGGCGTAGATGCCGTCGGCGGTGATCTCCAGGCCCGTCTCGTCGGCCACGGCCTGCACGGCGCGCGAGAATTCGATCTGCAGGCGGCGCGGCAGCACCAGGCCGTAGTCCTGCTCCAGCAGGTAGGACATGCCGCCCTTGCCGGACTGGCTGTTGACGCGGATGACGGCGTCGTAGCTGCGGCCCAGGTCCTGCGGGTCGATCGGGAGGTACGGGATTTCCCACAACGCGTCCGGCTGCTGCCTGGCGAAGCCTTTCTTGATCGCGTCCTGGTGCGAACCGGAGAACGCGGTGAAGACCAGGTCGCCCACGTACGGATGGCGCGGGTGCACGGGCAGCTGGTTGCAGTCCTCGACGATCTTGCGCACGGAGTCGATGTCCGAGAAGTCCAGGCCCGGGTGCACGCCCTGCGTGTACAGGTTCAGGGCGAGTGTGACGAGATCGACGTTGCCGGTGCGCTCGCCGTTACCGAACAGGCAGCCCTCGACGCGGTCGGCACCCGCCATCACGGCCAGCTCCGCCGACGCCACGGCCGTGCCGCGGTCGTTGTGCGGGTGGACGCTGATGATCAGCGAGTCGCGCCGGTCGAGCTTGCGCGACATCCATTCGATCTGGTCGGCGTAGACGTTCGGCGTGCTGCATTCCACGGTCGACGGCAGGTTGATGATCATCTTCTTCTGCGGTGTCGGCTGCCAG
Encoded proteins:
- the phnE gene encoding phosphonate ABC transporter, permease protein PhnE, which codes for MTMPAPPRRRWSGLLFALALLALVVASFASLPLHLAALFTLDAAASVQEFLAGFAPPELKSGFLVKTALATAETLSMSALGTLLAVLAGLILAIPAAGRFGRVPRATVRALLNVLRSIPELVWASVLLIAAGLGPFPGTLALAAHTAGVLGRLFADALENAPALPEQSLRTNGVRPLAAFFYATLPQTLPQMLSYSLYRWENNIRAAAVLGVVGAGGLGQMLKYHLSLFQMPKAATVILAMLLLVALVDAASFGLRRALTR
- the leuA gene encoding 2-isopropylmalate synthase, with the translated sequence MMLQNPSSKYRAFPPVQLSDRTWPNNTITKPPIWMSTDLRDGNQALIEPMSIEKKLRFFDLLIKTGLKEIEVGFPSASQTDFDFVRKLIEDDRIPDDVTIIVLTQSREELIRRTVQAAAGAKNAIVHLYNSVAPVFRKVVFGMSREEITTIATTGTKLVKALIAEHPETNWGFEYTPESFSTTELDFSKHICDAVTAIWQPTPQKKMIINLPSTVECSTPNVYADQIEWMSRKLDRRDSLIISVHPHNDRGTAVASAELAVMAGADRVEGCLFGNGERTGNVDLVTLALNLYTQGVHPGLDFSDIDSVRKIVEDCNQLPVHPRHPYVGDLVFTAFSGSHQDAIKKGFARQQPDALWEIPYLPIDPQDLGRSYDAVIRVNSQSGKGGMSYLLEQDYGLVLPRRLQIEFSRAVQAVADETGLEITADGIYAIFEREYLAQTSPYAYVSHKMVEDTSADESVQIDIALMHRQAPLALQGGGNGPIDAFVDALGLDVKLMDYHEHAIGHGANARAACYVELRLDNGATLFGAGIDSNIVTASFKAVLSAVNRQLIAREASAASAATEG
- a CDS encoding ABC transporter ATP-binding protein, producing the protein MLELRRLSKSYASGQPVLSELSYTFRAGEFVAIMGDSGVGKSTLLNLIAGLDHPDPAAEAPILVDGIAMAALDDAAATRLRRERMGFIFQAFHVLPHLTLLQNVALPLLLNGLPQDRAATMLAAVGLAGRDHAYPHQLSGGEMQRVAIARALVHRPALVLADEPTGNLDPDTAAAVLQLLRTEIRASGACTIMVTHSQAAAAMADRTLILTRAGLQEADTVKTLRQ
- the egtB gene encoding ergothioneine biosynthesis protein EgtB, which codes for MLMNDPGLWVARYQAVRDRTLALAAPLSAEDCGAQSMPDASPVKWHLAHTTWFFETFILEPMEPGFAPFHPAFRVLFNSYYNGVGDKHPRPQRGLLTRPSLDEVRLYRANVDARVATLIGSVRENAVRERLAALLTLGLQHEQQHQELILTDVKHLLAQSALWPAYLAQPLPAAAPAPALEWIACEGGIVIIGHEGDGFCFDNELPRHRQFVEPFALASRLVTNGEYLAFVEAGGYEQAALWLAEGWDWVCAQSLRRPVYWQQDEDGSWFEFTLGGLQPLDLQRPVTHVSLFEADAYAHWAGGRLPTEAEWEHAARLHGTAPGTPPRLPHPGEVSGEEGTLRQLFGHCWQWTSSSYGPYPGYRTATGAIGEYNGKFMVNQYVLRGSSCATPGGHTRASYRNFFPAGARWQFTGIRLAR
- the egtD gene encoding L-histidine N(alpha)-methyltransferase → MSTTRTAALHALRFPSATARIAHGDAATVAGIAAGLLAPAAATSPKYLYDSLGSRLFEAICELPEYYPTRTEAGIFARHGADIARRVGTGSTLIDLGAGNCAKAASLFPLLEPMQYVPIDISREFLNEAVSRLQQRFPRIAMTALALDLSGPFMLPDTVAPRRRVFFYPGSSIGNFAPHEAIRFLRRVRDNASADGGLLIGVDLIKDAAVLDAAYDDAIGVTAAFNLNMLRHLNHLIGADFDVRQWQHVAFFNEGESRVEMHLEARTALTVRWAGGERRFARGERIHTEDSYKYTREGFADLLAQAGFEADGTWTDGAGWFAVMHARAAIG
- a CDS encoding PhnE/PtxC family ABC transporter permease gives rise to the protein MQSIPAVPYAERHPDPAWRARVTLTLLGFIVLWPMAVFSEFKPFTLFDRESLAATGQFLAAFVPPAHDAEFLAMLLRETWQTIAIATAGLTLALLGAIPATLIVTERLSISRLGVGRMTPLRAGVRQLVRWLLVLLRSVPELVWALLFVRIIGLGPTAGVLAIALTYAGMLGKVYAEILESSERHASDTLLANGSSRLAALLYGALPESASELVSYTVYRWECAIRGSVVMGFVGAGGLGQRMDESMKMLAGGEVASMLLVFVLLVAAADVVSKQLRRRLG